The following proteins are co-located in the Lentibacillus sp. JNUCC-1 genome:
- a CDS encoding S8 family serine peptidase produces MTKSMISRTLAVLMALMLIVGTILPTSIMGSSESELQKKFGHGSSYALKKAIEEQESFYERSPALHNSLQGLDGDKNIPVIVHFSKNPVAVEKGKHRLNNTTFSRSEKESVVQKIQKEQRVFSQELEDADIQAEKRYIYNNVLNGMALTLAEKDVEKLLDLSGVIYVEPDEERVALSKGADEDFKAEVSMNSSISHLNIEKVWNMGYEGEGIKVGVIDTGIDYNHPEFADVYKGGKNFVEHNEDKYLSPRDEDDPYETSPLDRPDNMDPVNSNGSAYETSHGTHVAGIIAAGGVNDYGIKGLAPKVDLYAYRVLGHMVRG; encoded by the coding sequence TTGACCAAAAGCATGATATCAAGGACTTTAGCGGTTCTTATGGCTTTAATGCTTATTGTTGGCACGATTTTGCCTACAAGTATCATGGGCTCAAGTGAAAGCGAGTTACAGAAAAAGTTTGGACACGGTTCTTCTTATGCCTTGAAGAAAGCCATTGAAGAACAAGAATCTTTTTACGAACGGAGTCCCGCCTTACATAATAGCTTGCAAGGTTTAGATGGGGACAAGAACATACCGGTCATTGTTCACTTTTCGAAGAATCCGGTTGCAGTGGAAAAGGGAAAACATAGACTGAACAACACCACTTTTTCTAGATCCGAGAAAGAATCCGTTGTACAAAAAATACAAAAGGAGCAGCGGGTTTTTTCACAAGAACTTGAAGATGCTGATATTCAAGCTGAAAAAAGGTACATATATAATAATGTATTAAATGGTATGGCCTTAACTTTAGCAGAAAAAGATGTTGAAAAATTACTTGATTTAAGTGGTGTTATTTACGTGGAACCTGACGAAGAAAGAGTAGCATTGTCGAAAGGTGCCGACGAAGACTTCAAAGCTGAGGTTTCAATGAATTCAAGCATTTCACACCTCAACATTGAAAAAGTTTGGAATATGGGTTATGAAGGAGAAGGTATTAAAGTTGGTGTTATTGATACCGGAATTGACTATAATCATCCTGAGTTTGCTGATGTATATAAAGGCGGCAAAAACTTTGTTGAGCATAATGAAGATAAGTATCTGAGTCCGCGTGATGAGGACGATCCGTATGAAACGTCACCTCTTGACCGTCCGGATAATATGGATCCAGTTAACAGTAATGGCAGTGCATACGAAACTTCGCATGGAACCCATGTTGCAGGTATCATTGCTGCTGGAGGAGTAAATGACTATGGTATTAAGGGCCTTGCCCCAAAAGTAGATCTATATGCCTATCGTGTTCTGGGGCATATGGTACGGGGATGA
- a CDS encoding cell wall-binding repeat-containing protein, with amino-acid sequence MRKIFNITVILIITLLLGTPFEVAAGEDESTKKANIDGIDLNTLTEDELIYIPEAQREGKEVDEGYLHSNLDAADIPVLYNTYPNVNKYIKDKGFQAASVEYNHLDRLKKFPYRDGYGEVEGVVAHETANPNSTIDGEIAWMKRNHKNAFVHAFVDHERIIETHPLDLGAWGAGFYANQRFVHVELVRVHSFDEFARSINNYAEYIAGILFDYNLGVTSAETTGEGSLWSHKAVSKFLGGTNHVDPHGYFGIYGYKWDDFVKLVKEKHNNQVKLERIAGNDRYQTAVEVSKEGWNKSDVVVLARGDEYADALAGVPLAKKHDAPVLLTRSNILTRLTKEEIARLKTNKVFILGSKKAIGKNVEKDILSMGIEVERIEGADRTETAANIARNLLSNSTNKKVVLVNGYDFPDALSVASYAGKAGMPILLAKVNKLPDATKKVLDDLNPKKTTIIGGKKAINNKLESSLPNVNRIAGNDRFDTAVEVARHFEKDVKNDYYVTTGRSFPDAITGAALAAKEATGILLVHDQVPKTLASFIENENTNKIKIIGGTQVVTNDVERKLIYYLSQ; translated from the coding sequence TATTCAATATTACAGTTATATTGATCATCACATTATTGCTAGGGACACCGTTTGAAGTGGCTGCAGGAGAAGACGAAAGTACAAAAAAAGCGAACATAGATGGAATTGATTTAAACACCTTGACTGAGGACGAACTGATATATATACCAGAAGCACAGCGAGAGGGTAAGGAGGTAGATGAAGGTTACTTGCATTCCAATTTAGATGCGGCAGATATTCCAGTGCTTTATAATACATACCCTAACGTGAATAAATACATAAAGGACAAAGGTTTCCAGGCGGCTTCTGTTGAATATAACCATCTTGATAGGCTTAAAAAGTTTCCTTATCGTGATGGATATGGCGAAGTGGAAGGTGTGGTTGCACACGAAACCGCCAACCCGAATTCAACAATTGATGGTGAAATAGCTTGGATGAAAAGAAACCATAAAAACGCATTTGTTCATGCCTTTGTCGATCACGAACGTATCATCGAAACGCATCCTTTGGACCTTGGCGCCTGGGGAGCAGGATTCTATGCCAACCAACGCTTTGTTCATGTAGAGCTCGTTCGTGTGCATAGCTTTGATGAATTTGCGCGCTCAATAAACAATTATGCAGAATATATTGCTGGTATTCTATTTGATTATAATTTAGGTGTAACAAGTGCAGAAACTACAGGAGAAGGAAGCTTATGGTCACATAAAGCAGTATCCAAGTTTCTTGGTGGGACAAATCATGTAGACCCACATGGATATTTTGGTATATATGGATATAAGTGGGACGACTTTGTGAAGTTGGTCAAAGAAAAACACAACAACCAGGTTAAACTTGAAAGAATAGCAGGAAATGATCGCTACCAAACAGCTGTTGAAGTTAGCAAAGAGGGTTGGAATAAATCTGATGTTGTCGTCTTGGCACGGGGAGATGAATATGCTGATGCACTTGCAGGTGTCCCGCTTGCAAAAAAACACGATGCACCAGTACTATTGACTCGGTCGAATATACTTACGAGATTAACTAAAGAAGAAATAGCTAGATTGAAGACAAATAAAGTATTTATTCTTGGTTCTAAGAAGGCAATTGGAAAAAACGTGGAAAAAGACATCTTGTCAATGGGCATTGAAGTAGAAAGGATTGAGGGGGCAGATCGCACGGAAACTGCTGCAAATATTGCTCGAAATCTTTTATCAAATAGCACGAATAAAAAGGTGGTTTTGGTGAATGGCTATGACTTTCCAGATGCACTGAGTGTTGCTTCATACGCCGGAAAGGCTGGTATGCCCATATTACTTGCTAAAGTGAACAAACTGCCCGATGCGACCAAAAAAGTACTCGATGATTTGAATCCAAAAAAGACCACGATTATCGGTGGTAAAAAAGCGATTAATAACAAGTTGGAGAGTAGTCTTCCAAACGTAAACAGGATTGCTGGAAATGACCGGTTTGATACGGCAGTTGAGGTTGCACGACACTTTGAAAAAGATGTTAAAAATGATTATTATGTTACTACCGGCAGAAGTTTTCCCGACGCCATAACTGGTGCTGCACTTGCTGCTAAAGAAGCAACTGGGATATTGCTTGTCCATGACCAGGTGCCGAAAACACTTGCTTCATTCATTGAAAATGAAAATACAAATAAAATTAAAATCATAGGTGGTACACAAGTTGTAACCAATGATGTAGAACGTAAATTGATATATTATTTAAGTCAATAA